From Woronichinia naegeliana WA131, the proteins below share one genomic window:
- a CDS encoding DUF29 domain-containing protein, translated as MAVTTALKQLYEIDDVQWLEETVGRLKARQFDHLDLENLIEELEDLGSEKKNAVSSLLEQLIRHLLLLEFWEMERENNIGHWQAEIVSFRTQLRRRLTTNLRNYLSQELLSIYGDALVYVKIKTRFKVDFPVNCPYTLEQLLDTDWVIKI; from the coding sequence ATGGCTGTAACAACTGCGCTTAAACAACTTTATGAAATTGATGATGTTCAATGGTTGGAAGAAACTGTTGGGCGACTTAAGGCTCGTCAATTTGATCATCTGGATCTAGAAAATTTGATTGAGGAGTTAGAGGATTTAGGCAGTGAAAAGAAAAACGCTGTTTCGAGTTTACTAGAGCAACTGATTCGCCATCTATTGTTATTAGAGTTTTGGGAAATGGAAAGAGAAAATAATATTGGACATTGGCAAGCAGAAATTGTTAGTTTTCGCACTCAATTGAGAAGGCGATTAACAACCAATTTACGCAATTATTTATCTCAGGAGTTATTGTCAATTTATGGAGACGCTCTTGTTTATGTCAAGATTAAGACTCGTTTTAAGGTTGATTTTCCAGTAAATTGTCCTTATACACTTGAACAATTACTCGATACTGATTGGGTAATCAAAATCTAG
- a CDS encoding trypsin-like peptidase domain-containing protein has protein sequence MAPRASLIAKIQPSGESFVAAAVARTGDAVVRIDTETLVTRRADPLFDDPFFRDFFGGSFAPPSELERKIVGQGSGFIIDHSGVILTNAHVVDNANKVTVTLKDGRIFKGEVKGVDEITDLAVVKINAQGSELPIAPLGDSSTVQVGDWAIAVGNPVGLDNTVTLGIISTLGRSAAKAGIPDKRVEFIQTDAAINPGNSGGPLLNAQGEVIGINTAIRADAMGIGFAIPINQAKSLQALLASGKKVPHPYIGVQMVNLTPDLARQNNRDPNSLFMIAEVEGILVVRVMPDSPAERAGIRRGDVIVAVNNQPIQDGSKLQSLVDRAGLNQVLKLKIQRSDRSLELTVQTAQMSNAA, from the coding sequence ATGGCCCCCAGAGCATCGTTGATCGCCAAAATCCAACCCAGTGGCGAAAGTTTTGTTGCTGCTGCCGTGGCCCGCACCGGCGATGCAGTGGTTCGTATTGATACTGAAACGCTTGTGACTCGAAGAGCAGATCCCCTATTTGATGATCCTTTCTTCCGTGACTTTTTTGGCGGTTCCTTTGCTCCTCCCTCCGAATTAGAACGTAAGATTGTGGGTCAAGGCTCTGGTTTTATCATTGATCATAGTGGTGTGATCCTGACAAATGCTCATGTGGTGGACAATGCCAACAAAGTGACCGTTACTCTCAAGGATGGTCGTATTTTTAAAGGTGAGGTGAAAGGGGTTGATGAGATCACCGATCTAGCCGTCGTTAAAATTAATGCCCAAGGTTCAGAATTACCGATCGCACCCCTAGGGGATTCTAGTACTGTACAAGTGGGGGATTGGGCGATCGCAGTGGGTAATCCGGTCGGTTTAGATAACACTGTCACCCTCGGCATTATTAGCACCCTGGGGCGATCGGCCGCCAAAGCCGGTATTCCCGATAAACGAGTGGAATTTATTCAAACGGATGCCGCTATTAATCCGGGTAACTCTGGTGGCCCCCTATTAAATGCCCAGGGTGAAGTGATTGGCATTAATACTGCTATTCGAGCTGATGCCATGGGAATTGGCTTTGCAATCCCGATTAACCAGGCCAAGTCTTTGCAAGCTTTACTGGCTTCAGGGAAAAAGGTTCCCCATCCCTACATTGGGGTGCAAATGGTCAATTTGACTCCTGACCTAGCCCGACAGAATAATCGTGATCCTAATTCTCTCTTCATGATTGCCGAAGTGGAAGGCATTCTAGTAGTCCGAGTCATGCCCGATTCTCCGGCGGAAAGGGCTGGTATTCGTCGCGGCGATGTGATTGTGGCCGTGAATAATCAACCCATTCAAGATGGTTCCAAGCTTCAATCTTTGGTAGATCGTGCCGGTTTAAATCAAGTACTCAAACTTAAAATTCAACGCAGCGATCGCTCTTTGGAACTAACCGTACAGACAGCCCAGATGTCCAATGCGGCTTAA
- the der gene encoding ribosome biogenesis GTPase Der: protein MPLPIIAVIGRPNVGKSTLVNRLAGNQQAIVHDEPGITRDRTYRPGFWQDREFQVVDTGGLVFDDDTEFLPQIREQAMLALAEAKVAIFVVDGQTGPMPSDEEIARWLRLQKVPVFLAVNKCESPDQGAIQAAQFWSLGLGEPFPISAIHGSGTGELLDALTPHLPIIDLDAEPDEIKVAIIGRPNVGKSSLLNAITGENRAIVSPVAGTTRDAIDMIVERNGQVYRLIDTAGIRRKKNVDYGAEFFSINRAFKAIRRADVILFVIDVLDGVTDQDLKLAGRIMEEGRAVILVINKWDAVEKDSFTIYDYQQNILARLYFMEWAEMIFTSAATGQRVQNILEAVDRAAAEHRRRVTTSVINDVLEEAVSWHSPPTTRQGKQGKIYYGTQVSTRPPAIALFVNDPSRFNENYRRYIEGQFRKQLGFSGTPIRLFWRGKKVREMEASSNRATKV, encoded by the coding sequence ATGCCCCTGCCTATTATTGCTGTTATTGGCCGACCCAACGTTGGTAAATCGACCCTTGTTAACCGTCTTGCTGGTAATCAACAGGCGATCGTGCATGATGAACCGGGTATCACCCGCGATCGCACCTATCGGCCCGGTTTTTGGCAGGATCGAGAGTTTCAAGTAGTGGATACAGGGGGATTAGTTTTTGATGATGATACGGAATTTCTGCCCCAAATTCGAGAACAGGCCATGTTGGCCCTGGCAGAAGCCAAAGTTGCCATCTTTGTTGTTGATGGTCAAACAGGGCCGATGCCCAGTGATGAAGAAATTGCTCGCTGGCTACGGCTCCAAAAAGTCCCGGTTTTTCTGGCGGTTAATAAATGCGAATCCCCCGATCAAGGTGCTATTCAAGCGGCTCAGTTTTGGTCATTGGGATTGGGCGAACCGTTCCCCATATCGGCCATTCATGGGAGCGGGACGGGAGAATTATTGGATGCTTTAACGCCCCATTTGCCGATTATTGATCTGGATGCGGAACCCGATGAAATAAAAGTTGCGATTATTGGCCGTCCCAATGTGGGTAAATCCAGTTTACTCAATGCGATTACGGGGGAAAATCGGGCCATTGTCAGTCCTGTGGCGGGAACAACCAGAGATGCGATCGATATGATTGTGGAGCGCAACGGTCAAGTTTATCGCTTAATTGATACAGCAGGTATTCGTCGCAAGAAAAATGTAGATTACGGAGCCGAGTTTTTTAGCATTAATCGTGCCTTTAAAGCGATTCGTCGAGCCGATGTGATCCTCTTTGTCATTGATGTTTTAGATGGGGTAACGGATCAGGATTTGAAATTAGCGGGTCGGATCATGGAAGAAGGTCGGGCGGTTATTTTAGTGATCAATAAATGGGATGCGGTGGAAAAGGATAGTTTTACCATTTACGATTATCAACAAAATATTCTGGCTCGTCTTTACTTCATGGAATGGGCAGAAATGATTTTTACGAGTGCAGCAACGGGACAACGGGTACAAAATATTTTAGAAGCAGTGGATCGGGCTGCCGCAGAACACCGTCGTCGAGTGACAACCTCGGTTATTAATGATGTGCTAGAAGAAGCAGTCAGTTGGCATTCTCCCCCTACGACTCGTCAGGGAAAACAGGGAAAAATCTACTACGGTACTCAAGTCTCCACTCGGCCACCGGCGATCGCTCTTTTTGTGAATGATCCCAGTCGTTTCAATGAGAATTATCGACGCTATATCGAAGGTCAATTCCGTAAACAGTTAGGTTTTAGCGGTACACCCATTCGGCTCTTTTGGCGAGGTAAAAAGGTTCGGGAAATGGAAGCGAGTTCCAATCGTGCCACTAAGGTTTAA